One part of the Mailhella massiliensis genome encodes these proteins:
- the rplB gene encoding 50S ribosomal protein L2, with the protein MAVLKMKPTSAGRRFQTVSDFAEITRSTPEKSLTEGLTKKSGRNNNGRVTSRRRGGGHKRLYRIIDFKRDKMGISARVAEIEYDPNRTARIALLNYADGEKRYILAPVGIQQGDVIEAGDKADIKPGNALTLGRIPVGTNVHNIEMHPGRGGQMCRAAGTYAQLVGKDGKYVILRLPSGEVRKVLASCIATVGQVGNVQHENISLGKAGRNRWLSRRPKVRGVAMNPVDHPLGGGEGRSSGGRHPVTPWGIPTKGYKTRAKKKPSGRLIIKSRGQK; encoded by the coding sequence ATGGCTGTTCTGAAGATGAAACCGACCTCGGCTGGACGTCGTTTCCAGACTGTGTCCGACTTCGCTGAGATCACCAGATCCACGCCGGAAAAGTCCCTCACCGAAGGTCTTACCAAGAAGAGCGGCCGCAACAACAACGGCCGCGTTACCAGCCGTCGCCGTGGCGGCGGTCATAAGCGCCTGTATCGCATCATCGACTTCAAGCGCGACAAGATGGGCATCTCCGCCCGCGTCGCCGAAATCGAATACGATCCCAACCGTACCGCCCGCATCGCTCTTCTGAACTATGCCGACGGTGAAAAGCGCTACATCCTCGCTCCCGTGGGCATTCAGCAGGGCGACGTGATCGAAGCCGGCGACAAGGCCGACATCAAGCCCGGCAACGCCCTCACCCTGGGCCGCATCCCCGTGGGCACCAACGTGCACAACATCGAGATGCATCCCGGCCGCGGCGGCCAGATGTGCCGCGCCGCCGGCACCTACGCCCAGCTCGTGGGCAAGGACGGCAAGTACGTCATCCTGCGCCTGCCTTCCGGCGAAGTGCGCAAGGTGCTCGCTTCCTGCATCGCCACGGTGGGTCAGGTCGGCAATGTGCAGCATGAAAACATCAGCCTTGGCAAGGCCGGCCGCAACCGTTGGCTGAGCCGTCGTCCCAAGGTCCGCGGCGTCGCGATGAACCCTGTCGACCATCCTCTGGGTGGTGGTGAAGGTCGCAGCTCCGGTGGTCGTCATCCTGTGACTCCCTGGGGTATTCCTACCAAGGGCTACAAGACCCGCGCAAAGAAGAAGCCTTCCGGCCGCCTCATCATCAAGAGCCGCGGTCAGAAGTAA